Proteins encoded together in one Diceros bicornis minor isolate mBicDic1 chromosome 18, mDicBic1.mat.cur, whole genome shotgun sequence window:
- the B9D1 gene encoding B9 domain-containing protein 1 isoform X2 — protein MAAAGPSVFLLMVNGQVESAQFPEYDDLYCKYCFVYGQDWAPTAGLEEGISQITSKSQDVRQALVWNFPIDVTFKSTNPYGWPQIVLSVYGPDVFGNDVVRGYGAVHVPFSPGRHKRTIPMFVPESTSKLQKFTSWFMGRRPEYTDPKVVAQGEGREGENTEAERVPKQPGSLCPSLTDTALLSPVTRVRSQGFVTLLFNVVTKDMRKLGYDTGPPDTQGVLGPSPPPGLPR, from the exons ATGGCGGCCGCGGGTCCTAGCGTCTTCCTGCTCATGGTCAACGGGCAGGTGGAGAGCGCCCAG TTTCCTGAGTACGATGATCTCTACTGCAAGTACTGTTTTGTGTACGGCCAGGACTGGGCCCCCACGGCG GGTCTGGAAGAGGGCATCTCACAGATCACGTCCAAGAGCCAAGATGTGCGGCAAGCACTGGTGTGGAACTTCCCCATCGACGTCACCTTTAAAAGCACCAACCCCTATGGCT GGCCGCAGATCGTGCTCAGCGTGTACGGGCCGGACGTGTTCGGGAACGATGTGGTCCGAGGCTACGGGGCGGTGCACGTGCCTTTCTCCCCCGGCCG GCACAAAAGGACCATCCCCATGTTTGTCCCAGAATCTACGTCTAAACTGCAGAAGTTTACAAG CTGGTTCATGGGACGGCGGCCTGAGTACACAGACCCCAAGGTGGTGGCTCAGGGTGAAGGCCGGGAAG gagagaacactgaggctgagagagtccCAAAGCAGCCTGGATCTCTCTGCCCCAGCCTGACTGACACTGCCCTTCTGTCCCCAGTGACACGTGTCCGCTCCCAGGGCTTTGTCACTCTCCTCTTCAACGTGGTGACCAAGGACATGAGGAAGCTGGGCTACGACACTGGGCCTCCAGACACACAGGGCGTCTTGGGGCCCAGCCCGCCCCCGGGCCTCCCCCGGTGA
- the B9D1 gene encoding B9 domain-containing protein 1 isoform X4, whose product MAAAGPSVFLLMVNGQVESAQFPEYDDLYCKYCFVYGQDWAPTAGLEEGISQITSKSQDVRQALVWNFPIDVTFKSTNPYGWPQIVLSVYGPDVFGNDVVRGYGAVHVPFSPGRHKRTIPMFVPESTSKLQKFTSRPQREKCSGPGSSVDSHLGRARLVVAATRASILTATCEVGAVRAPLLRWRN is encoded by the exons ATGGCGGCCGCGGGTCCTAGCGTCTTCCTGCTCATGGTCAACGGGCAGGTGGAGAGCGCCCAG TTTCCTGAGTACGATGATCTCTACTGCAAGTACTGTTTTGTGTACGGCCAGGACTGGGCCCCCACGGCG GGTCTGGAAGAGGGCATCTCACAGATCACGTCCAAGAGCCAAGATGTGCGGCAAGCACTGGTGTGGAACTTCCCCATCGACGTCACCTTTAAAAGCACCAACCCCTATGGCT GGCCGCAGATCGTGCTCAGCGTGTACGGGCCGGACGTGTTCGGGAACGATGTGGTCCGAGGCTACGGGGCGGTGCACGTGCCTTTCTCCCCCGGCCG GCACAAAAGGACCATCCCCATGTTTGTCCCAGAATCTACGTCTAAACTGCAGAAGTTTACAAG CCGACCTCAGAGAGAGAAATGCAGTGGCCCTGGCAGCTCCGTGGATTCACACTTGGGACGTGCCAGGCTCGTGGTGGCTGCCACCCGTGCCtccatcctcacagcaacctgtGAGGTGGGTGCTGTTAGAGCCCCACTcctcagatggagaaactga
- the B9D1 gene encoding B9 domain-containing protein 1 isoform X3, whose translation MAAAGPSVFLLMVNGQVESAQFPEYDDLYCKYCFVYGQDWAPTAGLEEGISQITSKSQDVRQALVWNFPIDVTFKSTNPYGWPQIVLSVYGPDVFGNDVVRGYGAVHVPFSPGRHKRTIPMFVPESTSKLQKFTSWFMGRRPEYTDPKVVAQGEGREVTRVRSQGFVTLLFNVVTKDMRKLGYDTGPPDTQGVLGPSPPPGLPR comes from the exons ATGGCGGCCGCGGGTCCTAGCGTCTTCCTGCTCATGGTCAACGGGCAGGTGGAGAGCGCCCAG TTTCCTGAGTACGATGATCTCTACTGCAAGTACTGTTTTGTGTACGGCCAGGACTGGGCCCCCACGGCG GGTCTGGAAGAGGGCATCTCACAGATCACGTCCAAGAGCCAAGATGTGCGGCAAGCACTGGTGTGGAACTTCCCCATCGACGTCACCTTTAAAAGCACCAACCCCTATGGCT GGCCGCAGATCGTGCTCAGCGTGTACGGGCCGGACGTGTTCGGGAACGATGTGGTCCGAGGCTACGGGGCGGTGCACGTGCCTTTCTCCCCCGGCCG GCACAAAAGGACCATCCCCATGTTTGTCCCAGAATCTACGTCTAAACTGCAGAAGTTTACAAG CTGGTTCATGGGACGGCGGCCTGAGTACACAGACCCCAAGGTGGTGGCTCAGGGTGAAGGCCGGGAAG TGACACGTGTCCGCTCCCAGGGCTTTGTCACTCTCCTCTTCAACGTGGTGACCAAGGACATGAGGAAGCTGGGCTACGACACTGGGCCTCCAGACACACAGGGCGTCTTGGGGCCCAGCCCGCCCCCGGGCCTCCCCCGGTGA
- the B9D1 gene encoding B9 domain-containing protein 1 isoform X1: MAAAGPSVFLLMVNGQVESAQFPEYDDLYCKYCFVYGQDWAPTAGLEEGISQITSKSQDVRQALVWNFPIDVTFKSTNPYGWPQIVLSVYGPDVFGNDVVRGYGAVHVPFSPGRHKRTIPMFVPESTSKLQKFTRCTPECKPQIVRFMSYVAVDRVPSESREVGTIIIPITVENIGVQRWAVTCPGSHTIKRKVESPDLASATPRMVAELWDGALLPREGGGSHCPQAPLPSPTSAAVAFLGFPPGFEPCPHPTPPQISLSFQPQ; the protein is encoded by the exons ATGGCGGCCGCGGGTCCTAGCGTCTTCCTGCTCATGGTCAACGGGCAGGTGGAGAGCGCCCAG TTTCCTGAGTACGATGATCTCTACTGCAAGTACTGTTTTGTGTACGGCCAGGACTGGGCCCCCACGGCG GGTCTGGAAGAGGGCATCTCACAGATCACGTCCAAGAGCCAAGATGTGCGGCAAGCACTGGTGTGGAACTTCCCCATCGACGTCACCTTTAAAAGCACCAACCCCTATGGCT GGCCGCAGATCGTGCTCAGCGTGTACGGGCCGGACGTGTTCGGGAACGATGTGGTCCGAGGCTACGGGGCGGTGCACGTGCCTTTCTCCCCCGGCCG GCACAAAAGGACCATCCCCATGTTTGTCCCAGAATCTACGTCTAAACTGCAGAAGTTTACAAG GTGTACCCCAGAGTGCAAACCACAGATAGTAAGGTTCATGTCTTATGTGGCTGTGGACAGAGTGCCTTCAGAGTCCCgtgaggtaggtaccattattatccccatcacAGTTGAGAACATTGGGGTTCAGAGATGGGCAGTGACTTGTCCTGGGTCCCACACTATTAAGAGGAAAGTGGAGAGCCCGGATCTGGCCTCTGCCACACCAAGGATGGTTGCTGAACTCTGGGATGGGGCCCTCCTTCCCAGGGAGGGTGGGGGGTCACActgtccccaggctcctctcccctcccccacctcagctGCTGTTGCCTTCCTGGGATTTCCACCTGGGTTCGAGCCATGCCCtcaccccaccccgccccagaTCTCCCTCAGCTTTCAGCCTCAGTGA